A window of the Deltaproteobacteria bacterium GWC2_55_46 genome harbors these coding sequences:
- a CDS encoding radical SAM/SPASM domain-containing protein, with the protein MSLNYEVIHGLDFTDAQIEECLKREGLLSLELEFSRKCNLRCVYCYSEAGEGLKDELKPDQLISVIDQAADLGARKIILLGGGEPLIYEGLEDIIRYIDKKGLEQTVFTNGFLMTSDLAKFMFDHNVSVVVKHNSFSKRVQDSLAGLEGAYEKIQKAITHLFNAGYPNGHRQMGIQTIILRQNLDEIPSMWKWARNLGLIPYFEILTMQGRAKAHPEILVSTEEVQEVFSKLRNIDQEEFGRTWSAHPTIASFTCKRHLYSCLVNSQGFIQPCTGIDLFVGNVTTEKLADILHKSHVIKDLRKIRAKIEGPCKSCDLSADCYGCRGNAYQLTGNYLASDPECWISKKPDSKTGNTSCKSS; encoded by the coding sequence ATGTCTTTGAACTACGAAGTGATACACGGTCTCGACTTTACTGATGCGCAAATCGAGGAGTGCCTTAAAAGAGAGGGCCTTCTTTCGCTGGAATTGGAATTCAGCCGCAAATGCAATCTGAGATGCGTGTACTGCTACTCCGAAGCCGGAGAGGGACTTAAAGACGAACTCAAGCCGGATCAGCTTATAAGCGTTATCGACCAGGCGGCTGACCTCGGAGCCCGTAAAATCATACTTCTCGGAGGCGGTGAGCCGCTCATCTATGAGGGCCTTGAGGACATTATCAGGTATATAGACAAGAAAGGACTTGAGCAGACAGTATTCACCAATGGCTTTTTGATGACATCCGATCTCGCGAAGTTCATGTTCGACCACAATGTGTCTGTAGTAGTCAAGCACAACAGCTTCAGCAAAAGGGTCCAGGACAGCCTCGCCGGGCTCGAAGGGGCCTACGAAAAGATACAGAAGGCGATAACGCATCTGTTTAACGCCGGATACCCGAACGGGCATCGGCAGATGGGTATTCAAACCATAATCCTGAGACAGAACCTCGATGAGATACCCTCAATGTGGAAGTGGGCCAGAAATCTGGGGCTGATACCCTATTTCGAGATTCTGACAATGCAGGGCAGGGCGAAGGCTCACCCTGAGATACTGGTCTCGACCGAAGAGGTTCAGGAGGTCTTCAGCAAACTCCGTAATATAGACCAGGAGGAATTCGGCAGGACGTGGTCGGCGCATCCGACCATTGCCTCTTTCACCTGCAAGCGCCACCTCTATTCGTGCCTTGTAAATTCGCAAGGCTTTATCCAGCCGTGCACAGGCATAGACCTTTTCGTAGGGAACGTCACGACTGAAAAGCTCGCCGATATTCTCCACAAAAGCCACGTCATAAAGGACTTGAGGAAGATACGCGCAAAGATAGAAGGCCCGTGCAAATCCTGCGACCTGAGCGCGGACTGTTACGGGTGCAGAGGCAATGCCTATCAGCTCACAGGCAATTACCTCGCCTCGGATCCCGAGTGCTGGATATCAAAAAAGCCCGATTCAAAAACGGGCAATACTTCATGCAAATCCTCCTGA
- a CDS encoding phosphopantetheine-binding protein, translating to MENIKTKIKEMLVRRLKLNIPVEEIGDDMPLFGGGLSLDSIDALEIVVGLQKEFNATIADKAAAEKILVSVNTIAEYVNVQR from the coding sequence TTGGAAAACATAAAGACAAAGATAAAGGAAATGCTTGTAAGGAGACTAAAACTTAACATCCCTGTCGAGGAGATAGGGGATGATATGCCCCTGTTCGGCGGCGGGCTTTCGCTCGACTCCATTGACGCTCTTGAAATAGTCGTAGGCCTGCAGAAGGAATTCAACGCGACAATTGCTGATAAGGCCGCGGCTGAGAAGATACTCGTATCCGTAAACACGATTGCGGAATACGTGAACGTTCAACGATAA
- a CDS encoding beta-ketoacyl-ACP reductase has translation MDKRVVIVTGGSGGIGEAISLGFARAGDIVVINYRSNAGRAEKTAQKINAAGGEAFTVQADISSTEDAEKLVTQVVSRYGRVDVLVNNAGIAKSGFLILMGEVAWDEVIDTNLKGVYNMSKAVLPHMFDKKSGCIVNVSSLSGVTGLAGEVPYSAAKGGVISFTKALAKEVAKFGIRVNAVAPGFIDTEMMDSLNSADKERHMKSIPLGRFGRPEEVSGVVGFLASKEASYIIGETIIVSGGIP, from the coding sequence ATGGATAAAAGGGTAGTGATAGTCACAGGCGGCTCTGGGGGCATAGGCGAAGCCATATCGCTCGGATTCGCGCGTGCGGGCGATATCGTAGTAATCAATTACCGGTCTAACGCGGGCCGCGCTGAAAAAACGGCTCAAAAAATCAATGCCGCCGGGGGAGAGGCCTTTACGGTGCAGGCCGACATATCCAGTACCGAAGATGCCGAAAAGCTCGTTACTCAAGTGGTCTCCAGATACGGCAGAGTAGATGTGCTGGTAAATAACGCGGGGATAGCAAAAAGCGGCTTTTTGATACTTATGGGTGAGGTTGCGTGGGATGAGGTCATCGACACAAACCTCAAAGGCGTATACAACATGTCAAAGGCCGTGCTGCCGCACATGTTCGATAAAAAAAGCGGCTGCATAGTGAATGTCTCGTCTCTGAGCGGCGTGACCGGGCTTGCGGGAGAGGTCCCTTATTCCGCCGCGAAGGGCGGCGTGATCTCGTTTACAAAGGCTCTGGCGAAAGAGGTCGCGAAATTCGGTATCCGGGTGAACGCGGTAGCTCCTGGGTTTATAGACACAGAGATGATGGACTCATTGAATAGCGCCGATAAGGAACGCCACATGAAGTCGATCCCGCTCGGGCGGTTCGGAAGGCCCGAAGAGGTCTCAGGTGTTGTAGGATTCCTTGCCTCGAAAGAGGCGAGCTATATTATCGGCGAGACTATAATAGTAAGCGGTGGAATACCGTAA